CTGCAGCAGCCACTGCAAATCCTCCCAAGTTTATCCACTTGTGTTACAAACCTCCCAGTGGACTTGTATCAGCCAAATTTGGTTTAGTTGGTAAAGGAATTACCTTTGACAGGTGATGATACACATACCATTCTGAGAATTTAATTGAGAAACacttcaaaagtatttttattagTGTAAAGTCGAACATCAATTTGTTGctcaacaattttaaaagatacttatgatCAAAGAACTTTGGCTGAAAATGACCTTAATCACACCTTAAATAATCAACATAAGATTCTTGGTGTGATGACATTTGTGCATTAGGCATATCAACATCTTTGCTGCTATGATATTTGGTTTGAGACGTGGTGTATATTCCACCTTTACCACAAATTGCTGAATgattctttgatttcttttttccatCAGTTGTGGTTACAACCTTAAAACAGGAGCCAACAGTAACATTGAAACAATGAAAAATGACATGGGAGGGGCAGCAGCAATTTTTGGTGCAGCCAATGCCATTGCAGAAATTAAACCTCTCGGTGTAGAGGTAAAACATTATCGATCTatcattcattttcatataattaattttattgataGGTCTAATTGAGGGCTTAGTTTGTTGTTCACAAACAGATTCATTTTGTTACTGCTGCCTGTGAGAATATGATAAGCGCAACTGGCATGAGACCTAGTGATATTGTCACTGCTTCAAATGGAAAGACAATTGAGGTATACTCTATATTCTTTGGTTAAGATCTAAGAAGAAAAGAGGATTTAatctcaaaatatatttttgctccctcttttttcctttattacAACCATGGTAAGGTACCTATTTAAACTATTATCTTTCATTGTGGCAAAATTTCCAGGTCAATAACATTGATGCTGAAGGCAAACTTAGCCTTGCTAATGCATTGATATATACTTGTAAGCTGGGTGTTGATAaggtaaatatataattataagttagtattttaagttttatgagCCAAATAATTAGATATGTCATTGTTAATAGTTTTGGGCATCAGATCTAATGTAATGTCAAATTGCTTTGCAGATTATTGACTTGGCTACTCTAATTGGTGCTTGTATAACTGCACTTTGCAGGTATAATAATCTTCCCAGCAACTTATGCTTCATTTTCAATTAAGAGATAATAACATAAAACTAAAGTAACGACAAATAAAGCAGTAATATAAGATGTGTGGTTTGTTCACCTTTCTGACGTGGGATCCTCAACACATTCTCTTTTACGATGGTGCTCTCTTTGAGTTCATCATTCCTAGGTCGAATCCTGATTTTCAAAGGTCGAGTACTTGTTTTGATTTTATGGGCTTTGATTCCATATTAGACATATATGGAGTTtcaactcaaaatcaatttgcaACGAGAAGAATTTAATTCATGTATCTTATAAAAATTACGAGGTCTCTTCATCGTTTTGATGTGTGATCCTCGACAAATAGATCgaggaaaaattggaaaaaaagagttttaattgattgtatatgaagTGAACAAAATGTATAAAATTAGAGGCACATTGCTTGTGAAAAGAAAGTTCTTTCTTGTCCCTATGTTGGATGGTTAGTAAGAAGGTTACTATTTAAAGTTAGAATATAAGAATGAACGAAGAATCGAAAACTACAAAAGAGTCTCATATATCATGAATAGACAAATAAGATTGTTACAAACTTCATTTTTGTTTCCAGGTGCCTTTACACCAAATGAAGACCTAGCAAAAGAGGTGTTTGCTGCGGCAGAGAGGGGCGGTGAGAAACTATGGAGGTTGTCATTAGATCGAAAGGTTTTTGTATGGTTAACATATACATATGGGAAGTAAATTTTGTGGTTAGGACTAGCAAAAGAATTATAAACGAAAGAATGAAAAATTAGTGGATGGCACTAAATGGAGGAATACAATAACAAATATGGTTTATCTATGTGCCAATGTATCTTTTTTACCACATGTATGAGCAGATTCaaaaaattttctataaattgaacatgaaaaaccaataaaagttattttgtaacaaacttcttcaaatcaaagttttaaAAGTTCGGGACTATAATTGAAACTAACCTAATACTTTAGAGATACTTATTGTTATGGGTCACTTTTGGACTGAGAATCATAAGCTTAGGGAGACAAGCCATTAAGGGTAAATTCGAAATAATGACAATCAAATAAAGACAACATGAGTGCAAGAAATGGGCCAATGGGCAGAGGAAGGAAAACGGCTAGGAAAATGAGAGGTGTTAGACCAGAAGACCTAACTTGGCCACCTTGGCCTACCTTGAAGGCCGAGGTCGACTTGGACCATTTTTCATCCTTGAAAGCTTGCTTTTCATAAGCTATGGTTCAAGCCTCTTTGGTCAGTCTCATAACCTCACTTGGATTCAGAACCCTATTCTCTAATTCGACTTTAATCCTTTTTTCCCCTATAATAATTTGaaggttttgaaaaaaataaagtgtAAGGAGAGGCCCACACTGAGTGGTATGACTCA
This DNA window, taken from Benincasa hispida cultivar B227 chromosome 6, ASM972705v1, whole genome shotgun sequence, encodes the following:
- the LOC120079246 gene encoding leucine aminopeptidase 1-like, giving the protein MVLTLRNYIHMNRGISTQKYNDVLSIRIFNEKEIIKMKMGSYLGVTAAATANPPKFIHLCYKPPSGLVSAKFGLVGKGITFDSCGYNLKTGANSNIETMKNDMGGAAAIFGAANAIAEIKPLGVEIHFVTAACENMISATGMRPSDIVTASNGKTIEVNNIDAEGKLSLANALIYTCKLGVDKIIDLATLIGACITALCRLLQTSFLFPGAFTPNEDLAKEVFAAAERGGEKLWRLSLDRKVFVWLTYTYGK